The sequence ACCCTGTCTAAACTCTGGACTATGCATACCCAGGTCTGGCCCCGGTTAAATTGAACCGGATTGCCGTCACTGCCATGGAATTGGAAAGGACTATATATATCACTTCTGCCCCAGGTACCCTCCATTACCTGCCCATCCATAAAATAAAAGGCTTTTCCATCCTGATGGCTTCCAGTAGTCCTGATAACCATATGGCCGGCACTGCTTACCGGTCCCTCTATATCTGTAATCAGTACCACTACATTATTTAAGCTTAACTGCTCCCCCGTCTCGTAATCGGTGTGGGGCTCTTGCGCCAGGAATTTAAGGTATTGGTTAGAATCAATATCGTAAACAAATTGTGCCTGGTATTGGTCATGGGAAAAGTCTACCGTAACCTGATCTATTTCTCCCCTTTCCTGATAGGGGGCATCCACTTTAAACTGCATAGGAGACTGCCCTCCCTGCAGGGAATACCCGTAGAGCTGGGCATCTTCCTTTATGCCATAGGTATCAATAAATGCAGTATGCTCCAAAGCATTGCTCCGGGTAGGTTCCCTCCACCCGGCCGTAGTATGGTTTACATAGGCGGTACTATTAGCATCCAGAACATCCATGTCCATTGTCTTTATGGCATCATAAGCCTCAGGGTAAGTGCCCCAGAAAGTATATATGGGGTCAAAACTCCTGGCTATCTCCGCAAAGTAAATCCTGGCACTCCTTACCGGCCCTATTATTTCTGCATCATATGAAGAAAAGAGGGTAACAAATCTAGTAACCCCTGCTTCAGCCACAGCTTCAAATACAATATCAGCCTTTATTAAACCGGAATGGGGCCTGGCCTGGGGACTGTTCTGCACCATGATAGCCAATGGCCTGCTGTTCTGGACAGTGCCAGAAAGCTCCAGTCCGCTTAACATATTAATATTGGTGCTAATTTGTTCCTCTTCTACCTCCGGCCCAGTTTCCTCCACTGTTTCTTCTTCCGGTTCTGTTTCTTCTTTTACTTCTTCCTGTCCAGGCTCTTCTTGTCCTTGCTCAGGTTCGGCCCTGCAGCTTAGCAGGGGCATGGTTACCGACAGGGCCAGTACCAGGGTTAGGGCTAGAAACATTATGTAAATAGAATTTTTTTTATTTGTTTTCAATGGCTGCTCTCCGCATCTATTATTTTTAATTTCTGTAATTATAAGGGTAACCGGCCAATATTTAAAATATAAAATTTAAATAGCTGGTTCCTGAAAAGCTCCCTATTATTGATGCTAAAATAAACTCTCCTTTTTTATACTAAAAATTAAATTCAGCCCAATATTTTTATTTTACCCTTAAAGCAATATAATGATGTTAGGGATTAGCCTAAAAGGCATGCTTCAGCCTATGCTAAGGCCGTACCGGCTAAGCATTGCAGGCTTTTATTAAAAACTTTAAAGGAATAGGGCATGGAGAAAAAAGAGTCTAATAAACTAATATATGTATCCCTTATATTAGGTATATGCTTGATAATAGCCGCGCTGATAGCCTCCTATACTTTTTACAGGGTGAGGCTCCCCCAAGATACGCTGGCGGTTACCGGATCGGTGAGGGAACAAGTAACTTCTGACCTGGCCAAATGGACTTCAAGTTTTACCCGTACAGTTTTAACCGAAGATCTAAAATCAGGATATGATATGATGCAGCATGACCGGGAACTGGTAATAAATTTCTTTGAAGAAAATGGTTTCAGCGAGCAGGAAATCGATATTTCACCAGTGTTTATGGAACAGCTTTATCTCTATGATCCCAATGTCCCCAAGGAGAATGTTCTGAGGCAAGTGGTAACCATACAGTCCAATGATGTTGACAAGATCACCTATATGGCAAAAAATAATCAGCAGCTTATTGATGCCGGCGTTATATTTAATACCCAGTCTTTGGAATATTACTATACCAAACTGCCGGATTTGCGCATTTCCCTAATCCCTGATGCTATAAATGATGCTAAACTAAGGGCCCAGAAAATTGCTGAAGGAAGCGGTAAAAAGATTGGCGTTATAAAATCGGCAAACCTGGGGGTAGTGCAGGTACTGCCAGTTAATTCCACTGATGTATCGGATTGGGGCACTTATGATACCTCTACTATTGAAAAAGAAGTAATGATACCGGTAACCGTTATTTTTACTATTAACTAAAGAAGTCAGTGTCTGGTCTTGTATGATTTTTTAGCTGCGGGGGCAGCCTTGTAGTAACCAGCAAATTCTAGGGAGCCCAGGTAAGGGTTATGCTTTTGGTTTCAGTACCCGCAGTATTGGTAGCGGTAACTACCAGGGTATAGCTTTGACCCAGTCCCAGGTTTATTTGTGCTATATTCCGCCCCCAGGCCCCACTGCTGTCGTCCCTGCTAAACCGTATAGCGGGATAAGGGTCTCCTGAAGCTATGGCCCTTACCCGGTAATAACATAATTGGCCTTCTGAAACCACCACCGGCCCCTCATACGCTACCAGGCTTAAGGTGGGAAAACCCTCTTCGTCTTCGGGTTCATCTTCGGTTGTTGGCAGCAAATCAGGCTCGCTGTCTGCAATTTGGTTATCTTTTTCATCTTCTTCGGTGATGCTGGCCTGGCTAATCTCATCAGTTTTCCGGGTGGTGCTTTCAGGGGAAACTTCCGGAGCAGATTCTTCTTCAGAATTATCATTTACTGGTTCAGGAAATTCTGCTTGTACCGCTGGCGGGGTGGTATCAGGATTGCGTGATTCATAGATAACTATCAAAAACAAAGAAATCAGTATGACTATAACTAAAATTGAAGTAAAGTTTCTTTTCATATTTATTTATTCTTTTATTTAAAGCCCAATATAGAATTTAGGTCCACTAGTTACCTTTAGCAATGATAAGGCAGATTATATATTATACAGGGGCAATTTACAAAGCTTGCGGCGAATTAAGAATAATAAAAATTTAAGATACTTACTATAAAAAGCTGCCCATATATAAACCAGCCCCTGCCACCAATAAGCTATTTATATTAAGCTAGAAACAGGAAAGCCCTCTGGCTGTGACTATAACCGGTTTCTTAAACCAAATATTTCAATAAGTGCAGCTATATTAATATAGCTGCACTTATGGTTGCCTAAATGAAAACAAATATGATTTACAGTTTAAATTACCCTTATATGTATTCTACCCTTATATGTATGCTGTCAAAATGATAAGCCAGGGTATCCTGTTCCCCATTTCCGTTGGAAGATGGGTGTGACCAGTATAATTTTAACTGGAATCGGTTACTGCCGGCATCAATTTTGCTTTGCAGGGCGTTTTTTAGATTGTCTTCACCATAATTTATGTCAGTAGTTGAATTGGGGAGCTGGACCAGCAAAGAAGCAGGAATGTTCCTGTCTGCTACTTCCAGGGTGCCGTAATCCAGGGTTCCGACCCTTAGAAACCCAAAAGAGGTTACGTTTCCTATAACAGGCATTGCCGTCATTTCTAGCGATGCTGACTGTACCTCTTTACCGGCAAGGCTGGAGATATCGAAACTAATATAGCCGCTTATGCTTTCATTATCACTGGTGTCGCCAGCAATTACAGAAGAGGCAAACCTGGCTGCGGTTACCTGATAAATACTTCCCGACTGGCTTACTTCTACTTCCAACGAAGCTTCAGTAGGCCCCTCTTCTACAGGTTCAGCTTCTTCTTCCGGCAATGGCTCCTCTTCCGGCTCCTCTTCCGGCTCTGGTTCTTCAGCTGTAACTTCCGGCTCAGTTTCTGCTAGTGTTGTCTCTGCCTGGCTTTCCGTACTTTCTTGGGCTGCTGGTAAAGCAGGCTCCTTTTCATATTCTCCCATTAAGTAGATGGTAACTGTAGCTGTTCCCCTGGGGTTGGCAGCGGTGGCAGTAAGCTCATAAGAACTTCCCGCCTTTACTGCTACTTCTACCCGGTCCTTAGCCAGCAGCCTGACCTGGTCATCCTCAGAAAAGGTAATCTCTGGCTCAGGAGTACCGCTGGCCATGGCCTCTACCCGGTAGAAAACCATATCTTCAGATTCTACATAATCAGGCCCGTCATATATTTCCAGCTCAATTAGGGGAGCTTCCCCCACCAGGCTGCACTGGCAGGATACGGTAAGTAAAAGGATAGTAAAACATAAGGCAGGGATTAGCGAAAATTTTAATTTACGCATAATAGCCTCACTTTTGGCCTAAAGGAGTGATATATTTTAATTATATACCTAATTAAGCAATTAATATAAAAATTTTTTCCTGTTTTTACGGTAAGCCAGGGGTCAGGGCCTGGTTACATAAGCCAAACCAGTTAAACTGCCTAACCCCAAAAATTTCGCTTATCCTTAGGCTAATCAGCCAGAAAGCTAAAAAACCCTCGACTGCCTTTTATGATAGCATTATTTTTTTAAATTATATGTTGATTCTTTAAAAAGCCGGGCCTGGTTTATGTTATAATTTTACACAGTAAATTAATCATGAATAATATTACCAAAAGGCGGGGTCCTATGAGTGAAAAAAATATAGATTTTTTAAGCGGGGAAAAAAGCGATGCCCAGCTGGCAGAAATTATTAATCAAAACGGCTGGAGCTTATCATTATCTGAGGCCAAGGAAGCCCAGAAAAGGGCTGGAAAAATTTTAAGCACCACTGAATTGGGAATATTGGATTCCCTGTGGTCGGAACACTGCTCCTACAAGCACACCAAAAAAACCTTAAAGACTTTAATCAACAATAATAGTTATGTGCTGGCTACTGAAAAAAGCGAGGCGGGAGCAGTAGCCATACCGGGAACCGATTATGTGGTAGTGTTTAAAATCGAGTCCCACAACCACCCCACCCAGGAAAACCCTTATGATGGCGCCGCTACAGGAATAGGGGGAGTGGTAAGGGATATATTTGCCATGGGGGCCAAGGTTTACGGCTGCGGTGTTTCACTAAGGACCGGGCCTTTAAGCGGGCAGCACTCCCAATTCATATTAGACCAGGGAACGAAAGGAGCAGCCAATTACTGTAAAGTAATAGGGGTTCCGCTGATAGATTTAGATACTGATTTCAATGAGTATTTTAAAGACAACTGCCTGGCCAATGTTTCAGCCATAGGGGTAGTTCGAAAAGATGAACTGATGCCCAATGTAGCCTCCAGGGATTCAGCCGGCTATAATTTAATTTATTTGGGCAAGGAAACCAGGGGTGCTGCTGCCGGCGGGGCATCCAGCGCTTCCAAGTCCAGGGAAGAGGGCAAACAGCTGTATGAAGTTGAATTTGGTTCCCAGCCTGAACTGGAAAGGGATACCATAACCGTATTGGATCAGCTGAAGCAAACCTTGAAAAAAGAAGGGCTGTTTGATTTGGTATCCATGAAAGATATGGGGGCAGCCGGGCTTACCTGCTCTACTTCCGAGCAGGTTCCGGACGGTTACGGGGTAATAATATATACGGACCAGGTCCCATCCCCGGCAGGCATCAGCGCTTATGAACTGGCCGTGGGGGAAGACCAGGAGAGAAACATGATAATAGCTCCTCCGGGAAAAGCCACTGACCTGGTGCTGGAGGCTTTTCGAAGAAACCGGGACTTTATAGGCAGCGGGGGGAAAGTGGCCATAGTAGGCCAGGTAATAGCTGAAGACAAATTTATAATGAAAGACAGTAAAAGCGGAGAAATTTTCTGCGATATCCCCAACAGCCTGATCACCCATTCTCCCCAATACGATCCTGAAACCAGGCCTCCGGCAGTTACCCCGGTAGAAGAATTTAAGGTAGAAGAGCCGGAAAGCCTAAAGGATTTAGTACTGCGTGTTTTAAGTTCGGATAATGTTTATTTTAAAAAAGGTGCTTACCAAGCCTATATCGACCAAAATTATTTGGTAACCAAGCCGGCAGAAACAGATGTAGCAGTTATGGCTCCCCTGCGGGATGAACAGGTAGATGACCGGCATAAACAGAAAGGGATTGCTTTGGTATTTGGAGGAAAGTCAATACATGGAAGAAACGGCACCCCCTTGGAGCAGGCATACCTGTCAGTACTGCAAGCCCGGCTGAAACTGGCATTGGCCGGTTTGACACCTTTGGCGGTTACTGACGGCTGCAATTACGCCAACCCGGATAAACCTGAAGATTTCCATAGTTTTACCGAAGGAATCAAAGGATTAAATGAAGCCTGTAAAATACCTATCTATAATACGGAAGAGCCCTTGGCGGTGGTATCGGGAAATGTTTCCCTAAACAATACCTTTACTACTGAGAAAAAAGAAATAAAGGCTATTGACCCC is a genomic window of Actinomycetota bacterium containing:
- a CDS encoding DUF3048 domain-containing protein, yielding MKTNKKNSIYIMFLALTLVLALSVTMPLLSCRAEPEQGQEEPGQEEVKEETEPEEETVEETGPEVEEEQISTNINMLSGLELSGTVQNSRPLAIMVQNSPQARPHSGLIKADIVFEAVAEAGVTRFVTLFSSYDAEIIGPVRSARIYFAEIARSFDPIYTFWGTYPEAYDAIKTMDMDVLDANSTAYVNHTTAGWREPTRSNALEHTAFIDTYGIKEDAQLYGYSLQGGQSPMQFKVDAPYQERGEIDQVTVDFSHDQYQAQFVYDIDSNQYLKFLAQEPHTDYETGEQLSLNNVVVLITDIEGPVSSAGHMVIRTTGSHQDGKAFYFMDGQVMEGTWGRSDIYSPFQFHGSDGNPVQFNRGQTWVCIVQSLDRV
- a CDS encoding SIMPL domain-containing protein (The SIMPL domain is named for its presence in mouse protein SIMPL (signalling molecule that associates with mouse pelle-like kinase). Bacterial member BP26, from Brucella, was shown to assemble into a channel-like structure, while YggE from E. coli has been associated with resistance to oxidative stress.) is translated as MEKKESNKLIYVSLILGICLIIAALIASYTFYRVRLPQDTLAVTGSVREQVTSDLAKWTSSFTRTVLTEDLKSGYDMMQHDRELVINFFEENGFSEQEIDISPVFMEQLYLYDPNVPKENVLRQVVTIQSNDVDKITYMAKNNQQLIDAGVIFNTQSLEYYYTKLPDLRISLIPDAINDAKLRAQKIAEGSGKKIGVIKSANLGVVQVLPVNSTDVSDWGTYDTSTIEKEVMIPVTVIFTIN
- a CDS encoding AIR synthase-related protein encodes the protein MSEKNIDFLSGEKSDAQLAEIINQNGWSLSLSEAKEAQKRAGKILSTTELGILDSLWSEHCSYKHTKKTLKTLINNNSYVLATEKSEAGAVAIPGTDYVVVFKIESHNHPTQENPYDGAATGIGGVVRDIFAMGAKVYGCGVSLRTGPLSGQHSQFILDQGTKGAANYCKVIGVPLIDLDTDFNEYFKDNCLANVSAIGVVRKDELMPNVASRDSAGYNLIYLGKETRGAAAGGASSASKSREEGKQLYEVEFGSQPELERDTITVLDQLKQTLKKEGLFDLVSMKDMGAAGLTCSTSEQVPDGYGVIIYTDQVPSPAGISAYELAVGEDQERNMIIAPPGKATDLVLEAFRRNRDFIGSGGKVAIVGQVIAEDKFIMKDSKSGEIFCDIPNSLITHSPQYDPETRPPAVTPVEEFKVEEPESLKDLVLRVLSSDNVYFKKGAYQAYIDQNYLVTKPAETDVAVMAPLRDEQVDDRHKQKGIALVFGGKSIHGRNGTPLEQAYLSVLQARLKLALAGLTPLAVTDGCNYANPDKPEDFHSFTEGIKGLNEACKIPIYNTEEPLAVVSGNVSLNNTFTTEKKEIKAIDPSMIPGVFGYIDHYSKTVTNGLKTHNAPIYLLGEIKHQFKGSEYAQLSKQLGKNLPNLSPSQAAGLEHAAIKGAEKGYWESAKLIGKGGMAAALADMIIKGRDKTGARIDIGAIFSLDRIDYLLLSESLAALVVAKPGKGEEIKELCAQYQVKITEIGTTTPDGNLSFFKSGQPVLDIHYDELAAAYIKD